The following coding sequences are from one Gimesia chilikensis window:
- a CDS encoding TIGR01777 family oxidoreductase, with protein sequence MKVLISGSSGLVGSALCQRLEAEPDYEIVRLVRKQSPDTQQTSVVWNPAEGQLEPQAFDGVDVVVHLGGVNIAGKRWSPEVKQKIFNSRFQSTSLLASQLATLEQKPSVFLCASAVGFYGDRGEERLDEASPRGEGFLADVCQAWEQATQPAQDAGIRVVNMRFGMILDRKGGALGQMLTPFKMGVGGRLGSGKQYWSWIALPDVINALQFCLNHSELAGPVNFVAPDEVTNLEFTKTLGKVLSRPTCLPVPAWGVKTAFGEMGQELMLTSARAVPKKLTEAGFQFQYPQLEDAFRSVL encoded by the coding sequence ATGAAAGTTCTCATTTCAGGAAGTTCCGGACTGGTCGGTTCGGCGTTATGTCAACGACTCGAAGCGGAACCCGACTACGAAATCGTCCGCCTGGTTCGCAAGCAGTCACCAGATACACAACAGACTTCGGTCGTGTGGAATCCTGCAGAGGGACAACTGGAACCACAGGCATTTGATGGTGTAGACGTCGTGGTTCATCTGGGCGGTGTCAATATTGCCGGCAAACGCTGGTCGCCGGAAGTAAAACAGAAAATCTTCAACAGCCGCTTTCAATCAACGTCTCTTCTGGCCAGTCAGCTGGCGACACTGGAACAGAAACCGTCCGTCTTTTTATGCGCCTCCGCAGTTGGCTTCTACGGAGATCGGGGGGAGGAAAGACTCGATGAGGCCAGTCCGCGGGGAGAAGGGTTTCTGGCCGATGTCTGTCAGGCGTGGGAACAGGCCACGCAACCAGCCCAGGATGCGGGCATCCGTGTCGTCAACATGCGATTCGGCATGATTCTCGACCGTAAGGGCGGGGCACTGGGACAGATGCTTACGCCATTCAAAATGGGTGTCGGAGGCAGGCTCGGCTCGGGAAAACAATACTGGAGCTGGATCGCGCTGCCGGATGTGATTAACGCATTGCAGTTCTGCCTGAACCACAGTGAGCTGGCAGGGCCGGTCAACTTTGTCGCCCCGGATGAAGTTACCAATCTGGAATTCACGAAGACACTGGGGAAGGTCCTGTCACGCCCGACCTGTCTGCCCGTTCCTGCGTGGGGCGTCAAAACCGCATTTGGCGAGATGGGACAGGAACTGATGCTGACCAGTGCCCGGGCGGTCCCGAAAAAGCTGACCGAAGCGGGCTTTCAGTTCCAGTATCCGCAACTGGAAGATGCATTCCGCAGCGTTCTGTAG
- a CDS encoding phospholipase D-like domain-containing protein — protein sequence MDRSQIRKMLLQTFEDFQMSRSERSALNQIFDHLNLSDHHLALIRAEAFQIFKDQQPVPGMREKSLGWLEDVMKILSRPASEESAMKSEAWFSPHDECAHRICRMIDSATRQIDICVFTITDDRVSEAIQEAHRRSVSVRIISDDEKSFDPGSDIDRLSRAGIPVRIDRSQYHMHHKFALFDSKYVLTGSYNWTRSASEKNEENFIITSDPALLFRFESEFEKLWNRYEN from the coding sequence ATGGATCGTTCACAAATTCGAAAGATGCTGCTGCAGACGTTTGAAGATTTTCAGATGTCCCGCAGTGAACGTTCCGCTTTGAATCAGATTTTTGATCATTTGAACCTCTCAGACCACCATCTGGCTCTCATCCGTGCTGAGGCGTTTCAGATCTTCAAGGATCAGCAACCGGTCCCCGGCATGCGTGAAAAAAGCCTCGGCTGGCTGGAAGACGTGATGAAGATCCTGTCGCGACCGGCCAGTGAAGAATCTGCCATGAAGTCGGAAGCCTGGTTCAGCCCACACGATGAATGTGCCCATCGCATCTGCAGAATGATTGACTCAGCGACTCGTCAGATCGATATCTGTGTCTTTACGATTACCGATGACCGTGTTTCCGAGGCGATACAGGAAGCGCACCGCCGCAGTGTCTCGGTGCGTATCATCTCCGATGATGAGAAATCCTTTGATCCCGGTTCCGACATCGACCGTCTCTCGCGTGCCGGGATTCCGGTTCGCATTGACCGCAGCCAGTATCATATGCATCATAAGTTTGCACTCTTTGATTCGAAATACGTACTGACCGGCAGCTACAACTGGACCCGGAGTGCGTCTGAAAAAAACGAAGAGAATTTTATCATTACCAGCGATCCAGCGTTGCTGTTTCGTTTTGAATCCGAGTTTGAAAAGTTGTGGAACCGCTACGAAAACTGA